The Malus domestica chromosome 13, GDT2T_hap1 genome includes a window with the following:
- the LOC114820496 gene encoding myosin-binding protein 2-like, whose protein sequence is MAANKFATMLHRNTNKITLVLVYALLEWTLIILLLLNSLFSYLIIKFSDYFGLRRPCLWCSRLEHIFEPRNTKSSYRDLVCESHANEISHLGYCSNHQKLVESQDMCEDCSSKPDCEEWSKKFAFFPWMKQIGMIRDSDEKVTDNGEEKLNCSCCGLSLDKFYPSCIVIKPSWEVLDYTQKQNLSLETGDDHQTEEGDRSDRSGSDFVIGDEEGVEEKKGENRGFEAEDHSATCSVCDYGCKETEIVAIGDEQVVTDIEEEQEPTKDIVSPKIRPQDLEFYIDQDDCRLVLVDLIDSPATIENQSHQKYKKVEEYQGNSSGCEDVILDFDIAKPVVENWRGSEESVALLSFDESKEEGSKVSVLDLKDSDETGIAKEGNEQVGAIANGEIVSDVHLAIEDEVLPGNDEIEAEVAIGTEIPDQEQNDEVQSAQELLNSHPCEQEDPSTSSAILHVCDRHGSERPEEELLEFKTLSAETSEKEKENHFSYEEDDVLDTPTSIDSLHQLHKGMLLFERRELVTEDSLDGSVMSDIEGGDGVVTVEKLKTALKTERKALNELYAELEEERSASAVAASQTMAMINRLQEEKAAMQMEALQYQRMMEEQSEYDQEAMQLLNELMVKREREKQELEKELEVCRKKLQDYEAKERAMILRRLKDGSVKSRTSSGACSNAEDSDGLSTDLNNELKEEDCLYGNEESSNQNTPADAVLYLEKSLAIFEEEKLSILDQLKELEEKLLTLSEEEEEDCYEDINPIEHFFSENGNDYHESSDVRSEVNGNGIANGHSKEMNGNHDQDRKIKGLKAKRLLPLFDAIETESKDGELNGNTEGYDSFTSQESESKKLAIEEEVDHVYERLQALEADREFLKHCISSLRKGDKGLLLLQEILEHLRDLRSVELRLRTTADSVL, encoded by the exons ATGGCTGCCAACAAGTTTGCAACCATGCTGCACAGAAACACCAACAAGATCACTCTCGTTCTAGTCTATGCTCTCCTCGAATGGACTCTGATCATCCTCCTCCTTCTCAATTCCCTCTTTTCTTACCTAATCATAAAGTTCTCCGATTACTTTGGCCTCAGAAGACCCTGCCTCTGGTGTTCTAGGCTCGAACATATCTTCGAGCCCAGAAACACCAAAAGTTCTTATAGAGATCTCGTCTGCGAATCTCATGCCAATGAGATATCCCATCTGGGTTATTGTTCAAATCACCAGAAACTTGTAGAATCGCAAGATATGTGCGAGGACTGCTCATCGAAGCCGGATTGCGAAGAATGGTCAAAGAAGTTTGCTTTTTTTCCATGGATGAAGCAAATTGGGATGATTCGGGATAGCGATGAAaaagtcactgacaatggagaGGAGAAGTTGAACTGTTCTTGCTGCGGATTGAGTTTGGACAAGTTTTACCCTTCTTGTATTGTGATTAAACCTTCTTGGGAGGTTTTGGATTATACTCAGAAACAAAATTTGAGTTTGGAAACGGGGGATGATCATCAGACGGAAGAAGGTGATCGGTCGGATCGAAGCGGATCGGATTTTGTGATCGGAGACGAAGAGGGAGTTGAAGAAAAGAAGGGAGAAAATAGGGGTTTTGAAGCAGAGGATCATTCTGCTACTTGTTCTGTATGTGACTATGGCTGCAAGGAGACGGAGATTGTAGCCATTGGAGATGAACAAGTGGTGACAGAcatagaagaagaacaagaacccACAAAAGATATTGTATCTCCAAAAATTCGACCTCAGGATTTGGAGTTCTACATTGATCAAGACGATTGCCGGTTGGTTCTGGTTGATTTGATTGATTCTCCCGCCACCATTGAAAACCAGAGTCATCAGAAGTACAAGAAGGTGGAAGAATACCAAGGAAATAGTAGCGGTTGTGAAGATGTTATACTGGATTTCGACATTGCGAAGCCGGTTGTGGAGAATTGGCGCGGTTCAGAAGAGTCTGTGGCATTGCTTTCGTTCGATGAGAGTAAGGAAGAGGGGAGTAAGGTTTCAGTTCTTGATTTGAAGGATTCGGATGAGACTGGCATCGCGAAGGAGGGAAATGAACAGGTTGGAGCTATAGCAAATGGTGAAATTGTTTCAGATGTTCATCTAG CAATCGAGGATGAAGTCCTTCCTGGCAACGATGAGATTGAGGCGGAGGTCGCAATAGGGACAGAGATTCCTGATCAGGAACAGAATGACGAAGTTCAATCGGCTCAAGAACTCTTGAATTCGCATCCGTGTGAGCAGGAAGACCCTTCTACAAGTTCTGCCATTCTACATGTTTGTGATCGTCATG GTTCTGAGCGACCAGAGGAAGAATTACTTGAATTCAAAACCTTGTCGGCTGAAACGagtgagaaagaaaaagaaaatcatttcTCATATGAGGAAGATGATGTTCTTGACACACCTACTTCAATAGACAGTCTCCACCAGTTGCATAAAGGAATGCTACTATTCGAGAGACGAGAACTGGTAACAGAAGACTCATTGGATGGAAGTGTTATGAGTGACATTGAAGGCGGTGATGGAGTCGTGACAGTTGAGAAATTAAAGACGGCGTTGAAAACTGAACGGAAGGCTTTGAACGAATTATATGCCGAACTTGAAGAAGAGAGGAGTGCTTCTGCAGTGGCAGCCAGTCAGACAATGGCAATGATAAATAGGTTACAAGAAGAAAAGGCAGCAATGCAGATGGAAGCTTTGCAGTACCAGAGAATGATGGAAGAGCAGTCTGAGTACGACCAGGAAGCGATGCAGCTCTTGAACGAGCTTATGGTGAAGCGGGAAAGGGAAAAGCAAGAGCTTGAAAAGGAGCTGGAAGTATGTCGAAAGAAGCTGCAGGATTATGAGGCCAAAGAGAGAGCGATGATTTTGAGGAGACTGAAAGATGGAAGCGTGAAAAGTAGAACTTCATCCGGTGCTTGTAGCAATGCTGAGGATAGCGATGGACTATCTACTGATTTGAATAACGAATTGAAGGAAGAAGATTGCTTATACGGGAATGAAGAAAGTAGCAATCAAAACACCCCGGCAGATGCAGTTCTATATCTGGAGAAATCTTTGGCTATCTTTGAGGAAGAGAAGTTGTCCATTCTAGACCAGCTCAAGGAGTTGGAAGAGAAGCTTTTGACCTTGagcgaagaagaggaagaagactgTTATGAGGATATAAACCCAATCGAGCATTTCTTTTCGGAGAATGGAAATGATTACCATGAAAGTTCAGATGTCAGAAGTGAAGTAAATGGCAATGGCATTGCAAATGGCCATTCCAAAGAAATGAATGGAAATCATGATCAAGATAGAAAAATCAAGGGCTTGAAAGCAAAGAGACTTCTTCCGCTATTTGATGCCATCGAAACGGAATCAAAAGACGGGGAATTGAATGGAAACACAGAAGGGTATGATTCTTTTACATCACAAGAGTCGGAGAGCAAGAAACTTGCTATCGAGGAGGAGGTTGATCATGTGTATGAGAGACTACAAGCACTTGAAGCAGATAGGGAGTTTCTAAAGCACTGCATTTCCTCCTTGAGGAAAGGAGATAAGGGATTACTTCTTCTCCAAGAAATTTTGGAACATCTTCGCGATCTGCGAAGTGTAGAACTCCGTCTGAGGACCACGGCTGACAGCGTTCTATAA
- the LOC114820688 gene encoding HMG-Y-related protein A-like translates to MATENSNNPLVPPPPVPSLPQYPEMIMAAIEALNDSNGSSKSAIAKHIESTYGDLPESHVALLAHHLNKMKDTGELVLVKNNYMKPDPNAPPKRGRGRPPKAKTPVPAGTVSSPPRPRGRPPKPRDPFAPPPQPKTHSGTGRPRGRPPKKAKTTPSSAPVSVPTPATATGAPRGRGRPPKVKQTAVAPVGC, encoded by the exons ATGGCGACGGAGAACTCCAACAATCCACTAGTACCGCCGCCGCCAGTTCCCTCTCTCCCCCAGTACCCAGAG ATGATTATGGCGGCAATCGAGGCCCTGAACGACAGCAACGGGTCAAGCAAGTCCGCAATCGCGAAGCACATCGAGTCAACGTACGGAGATCTGCCGGAATCTCACGTGGCCCTCCTCGCGCACCACCTCAACAAGATGAAGGACACCGGCGAGCTCGTCCTGGTCAAGAACAACTACATGAAGCCCGACCCCAACGCGCCGCCCAAGAGGGGCCGCGGCCGTCCTCCCAAGGCCAAGACCCCAGTCCCAGCTGGCACTGTCTCCTCCCCGCCCAGGCCACGTGGCAGGCCCCCCAAGCCCAGGGACCCCTTCGCACCGCCACCTCAGCCCAAGACACATTCCGGAACTGGAAGGCCACGTGGCCGCCCTCCCAAGAAGGCCAAAACGACACCGTCTTCTGCTCCGGTTTCAGTTCCCACCCCAGCTACGGCAACCGGCGCGCCGAGAGGCAGAGGAAGGCCGCCGAAGGTGAAACAGACCGCCGTGGCCCCGGTCGGTTGTTGA
- the LOC139190420 gene encoding uncharacterized protein — protein MAHANLMNNYFNPDSVYTEEDFRRRFRMMRHVFERLLRDVQHVNPYFRHKRDRAGRPGFSPHQKVTVAFRMMAYGSSADSMDETHGMSESTCLDTLEEFCNTIVQVYKDEYLREPNQEDLNRLLYKAEDRGFLAEGKAPQLDYYINGREYNMGYYLADGIYPKWATLVQAIPNPRNDAEKLFTLHQEAYRKDVERAFGILQARWKIISESARGWSRENLNSIMMSCIILHNMIVEDE, from the exons atggcgcatgccaatctgatgaacaactacttcaaccccgactcggtgtacacagaagaggatttcagacgTCGCTTCCGGATGATGCGTCATGTCTTCGAGCGTTTACTTCGTGATGTCCAACAtgtcaatccatactttcgacATAAGCGGGACAGAGCAGGCCGccctggtttctcacctcatcagaaggttactGTTGCATTCCGAATGATGGCATATGGCTCCTCAGCTGattcgatggatgaaacccatggtatgtctgagtctacatgccttgatactcttgaagaattttgtaacacaattgttcaggtttacaaagacgagtacctccgagagccaaatcaagaagatctgaATCGGCTCCTTTACAAAGCTGAAGACCGTGGGTTTCtgg cggaaggtaaagcacctcaacttgactactacatcaacggccgtgaatacaatatggggtattacttggcagatggcatctacccaaagtgggcaacacttgtccaagcaattccaaaccctaggaatgatgcagaaaagttgtttaccttacaccaagaggcataccggaaagatgttgagagagcttttggtattctacaagcacggtggaagatTATCAGCGAATcggcaagagggtggagtcgagaaaatttgaactccatcatgatgtcttgcatcatattacacaatatgatagtggaggatgag
- the LOC114820575 gene encoding phosphoglucomutase, cytoplasmic isoform X1 translates to MSSGKVKKVETTPFDGQKPGTSGLRKKVKVFTQPHYLQNFVQSTFNALPSDQVKGARIIVSGDGRYFSKDAIQIIIKMAAGNGVRSVWVGQNGLLSTPAVSAVVRERVGADGSRSSGAFILTASHNPGGPNEDFGIKYNMGNGGPAPESITDKIYENTTKIKEYFTVDLPDVDITKVGVTTFSVEGGTFDVDVFDSASDYVKLMKSIFDFESIRKLLSSPKFSFCYDALHGVAGAYAKRIFVEELGAKESSLLNCVPKEDFGGGHPDPNLTYAKELVARMGLSKSNTADEPPEFGAAADGDADRNMVLGKRFFVTPSDSVAIIAANAVEAIPYFKTGLKGVARSMPTSAALDVVAKHLNLKFFEVPTGWKFFGNLMDAGLCSVCGEESFGTGSDHIREKDGIWAVLAWLSILAYKNKENLGGEKLVSVEDIVRKHWATFGRHYYTRYDYENVDAGKAKELMASLVKLQSDLSEVNKIVKGIRSDVSNVVNADEFEYKDPVDGSISKHQGIRFSASQEPAQKVPQSDSTLSNMRRIHRKLAENLQKRLVPSWRLLLSFRRCKSSPDDLPLLLSHRSTSLKSHKKGPASYLQIY, encoded by the exons ATGTCGTCGGGGAAGGTTAAGAAGGTGGAGACGACGCCGTTCGATGGCCAGAAGCCCGGAACCTCTGGCCTCCGCAAGAAG GTGAAAGTCTTTACGCAACCTCATTACTTGCAAAATTTTGTTCAGTCAACATTCAATGCCCTTCCATCGGATCAAGTTAAAG gtGCCAGAATTATTGTATCTGGTGATGGTCGCTATTTCTCAAAGGATGCCATTCAG ATCATAATTAAGATGGCAGCAGGCAATGGAGTAAGAAGTGTTTGGGTCGGTCAGAATGGGTTGCTTTCAACTCCTGCTGTATCAGCAGTCGTACGTGAAAGAGTTGGTGCAGAT GGATCAAGGTCATCAGGTGCATTTATATTGACCGCCAGTCACAATCCAGGTGGCCCGAATGAG GATTTTGGGATTAAATACAACATGGGAAATGGTGGACCTGCCCCCGAGTCAATCACTGACAAGATATATGAGAacacaacaaaaataaaggagTACTTTACAGTTGACCTGCCTGAT GTGGATATCACTAAAGTAGGTGTGACCACCTTTTCTGTGGAAGGAGGGACTTTTGATGTTGATGTTTTTGATTCGGCGAGTGATTATGTGAAATTGATGAA GTCAATCTTTGATTTTGAGTCTATCCGGAAGCTGCTATCATctccaaaattctcattctG TTATGATGCACTACATGGAGTTGCTGGAGCTTATGCAAAACGTATTTTTGTGGAAGAGCTTGGCGCAAAAGAAAGCTCATTACTGAATTGTGTACCCAAG GAAGACTTTGGAGGAGGGCATCCAGATCCTAATCTGACCTATGCAAAGGAGTTGGTTGCACGTATGGGACTGAGCAAATCAAATACTGCAGATGAGCCCCCAGAGTTTGGTGCTGCTGCTGATGGTGATGCAGATCGTAACATGGTCCTCGGTAAAAG GTTTTTTGTTACCCCTTCGGATTCTGTAGCCATCATTGCTGCAAATGCAGTTGAAGCCATACCTTACTTCAAAACTGGTCTGAAGGGAGTTGCCAG GAGCATGCCTACCTCTGCTGCCCTTGATGTTGTAGCCAAACATCTAAATTTAAAATTCTTTGAG GTACCCACTGGCTGGAAATTTTTTGGTAATTTAATGGATGCTGGATTATGTTCAGTTTGTGGGGAAGAAAGTTTTGGAACAG GTTCCGATCATATCCGTGAGAAAGATGGTATCTGGGCAGTTTTAGCTTGGTTATCCATACTTGCTtacaaaaataaggaaaatcttgGTGGGGAGAAGCTTGTCAGTGTTGAGGACATAGTTCGTAAGCATTGGGCTACCTTTGGTCGCCATTATTATACTCGATACGACTATGAG AATGTGGATGCAGGTAAAGCAAAGGAACTCATGGCTTCTTTGGTGAAATTGCAATCTGACCTTTCTGAAGTCAATAA GATTGTGAAGGGAATACGTTCTGATGTCTCTAACGTTGTCAACGCTGATGAATTTGAGTACAAGGATCCTGTTGACGGTTCCATCTCAAAACACCAGGGCATCCG GTTTTCCGCCTCTCAGGAACCGGCTCAGAAGGTGCCACAATCCGACTCTACATTGAGCAATATGAGAAGGATCCATCGAAAATTGGCAGAGAATCTTCAGAAGCGCTTGGTCCCCTC GTGGAGGTTGCTCTTAAGCTTTCGAAGATGCAAGAGTTCACCGGACGATCTGCCCCTACTGTTATCACATAGATCCACATCtctaaaatcacataaaaaaggACCGGCTTCTTATCTTCAAATATATTAG
- the LOC103416666 gene encoding cysteine-rich receptor-like protein kinase 43 encodes MSQKTMTKSKNFLNNLFKTFGFAPSKDGQNEEDLEKIAQQEQKHFPFETLAAATKNFHPSHKLGEGGFGPVFKGKLEDGREIAVKKLSQSSNQGKKEFMNEAKLLARVQHRNVVNLLGYCAHGVEKLLVYEYVLNESLDKFLFKSNRREELDWKRRFDIICGVAKGLLYLHEHSHKCIIHRDIKASNILLDDKWVPKIADFGMARLFPEDQTHVNTRVAGTNGYMAPEYVMHGHLSVKADVFSFGVLVLELISGQRNSSFNANADAQNLLDWAYKLYKKERSMEIMDPTLASSAVSEQVAMCIQMGLLCIQGDPTFRLTMDRVIVILSKKPSHLEEPMRPGVPGSRYRRSRRPAGGGVSSTTAGTSGGSNSRYSDSSFTATGTTSAAAPDKDVRGKRPVES; translated from the exons ATGTCACAGAAAACCATGACCAAGTCCAAGAATTTCCTCAACAATCTCTTCAAAACTTTTGGGTTCGCCCCCAGCAAAG ACGGACAGAACGAAGAGGACTTGGAGAAGATTGCTCAGCAGGAACAGAAGCATTTCCCATTCGAAACTTTGGCTGCCGCTACGAAAAATTTCCACCCCAGTCATAAGCTCGGCGAAGGCGGTTTCGGACCCGTTTTTAAG GGAAAGTTGGAGGATGGAAGAGAAATTGCGGTGAAGAAGTTGTCACAAAGTTCAAATCAAGGAAAGAAAGAGTTCATGAACGAGGCCAAGTTGCTAGCTCGTGTGCAGCACCGTAATGTTGTGAATTTGTTGGGCTATTGTGCACACGGGGTAGAGAAACTACTCGTTTACGAGTATGTCTTAAACGAGAGCCTCGACAAATTTCTCTTCA AATCAAATAGAAGGGAGGAGCTTGACTGGAAGCGGAGGTTTGATATAATATGCGGTGTTGCAAAGGGCTTGCTTTACCTTCATGAACATTCGCATAAGTGCATTATACACCGCGACATCAAGGCCAGCAATATTCTACTAGATGATAAATGGGTCCCCAAGATTGCTGATTTCGGCATGGCTCGCCTATTTCCCGAGGATCAGACGCACGTCAATACCCGCGTTGCTGGTACCAA CGGTTATATGGCTCCCGAGTATGTTATGCACGGGCATTTATCAGTGAAGGCGGACGTGTTTAGCTTCGGTGTTTTGGTTTTGGAGCTGATCAGCGGCCAAAGGAATTCATCATTCAACGCAAATGCTGATGCGCAGAATCTGCTTGATTGG GCGTACAAGCTTTACAAGAAGGAGAGAAGCATGGAGATTATGGACCCGACGTTAGCTTCATCAGCGGTCTCCGAGCAAGTAGCGATGTGCATTCAGATGGGGCTGCTGTGCATACAAGGTGATCCCACATTCCGCCTCACAATGGATCGTGTGATTGTGATCCTATCCAAGAAACCGAGCCATCTGGAAGAGCCAATGAGACCCGGAGTGCCTGGATCAAGATACAGAAGATCTCGCCGACCAGCAGGGGGAGGGGTTTCTTCCACTACTGCCGGAACTTCTGGTGGATCAAATTCCCGTTATTCAGATTCGAGCTTTACTGCAACCGGAACCACTTCAGCAGCAGCCCCGGATAAAGATGTCCGTGGGAAACGCCCGGTGGAAAGTTAG
- the LOC114820575 gene encoding phosphoglucomutase, cytoplasmic isoform X2 — translation MSSGKVKKVETTPFDGQKPGTSGLRKKVKVFTQPHYLQNFVQSTFNALPSDQVKGARIIVSGDGRYFSKDAIQIIIKMAAGNGVRSVWVGQNGLLSTPAVSAVVRERVGADGSRSSGAFILTASHNPGGPNEDFGIKYNMGNGGPAPESITDKIYENTTKIKEYFTVDLPDVDITKVGVTTFSVEGGTFDVDVFDSASDYVKLMKSIFDFESIRKLLSSPKFSFCYDALHGVAGAYAKRIFVEELGAKESSLLNCVPKEDFGGGHPDPNLTYAKELVARMGLSKSNTADEPPEFGAAADGDADRNMVLGKRFFVTPSDSVAIIAANAVEAIPYFKTGLKGVARSMPTSAALDVVAKHLNLKFFEVPTGWKFFGNLMDAGLCSVCGEESFGTGSDHIREKDGIWAVLAWLSILAYKNKENLGGEKLVSVEDIVRKHWATFGRHYYTRYDYENVDAGKAKELMASLVKLQSDLSEVNKIVKGIRSDVSNVVNADEFEYKDPVDGSISKHQGIRYLFEDGSRLVFRLSGTGSEGATIRLYIEQYEKDPSKIGRESSEALGPLVEVALKLSKMQEFTGRSAPTVIT, via the exons ATGTCGTCGGGGAAGGTTAAGAAGGTGGAGACGACGCCGTTCGATGGCCAGAAGCCCGGAACCTCTGGCCTCCGCAAGAAG GTGAAAGTCTTTACGCAACCTCATTACTTGCAAAATTTTGTTCAGTCAACATTCAATGCCCTTCCATCGGATCAAGTTAAAG gtGCCAGAATTATTGTATCTGGTGATGGTCGCTATTTCTCAAAGGATGCCATTCAG ATCATAATTAAGATGGCAGCAGGCAATGGAGTAAGAAGTGTTTGGGTCGGTCAGAATGGGTTGCTTTCAACTCCTGCTGTATCAGCAGTCGTACGTGAAAGAGTTGGTGCAGAT GGATCAAGGTCATCAGGTGCATTTATATTGACCGCCAGTCACAATCCAGGTGGCCCGAATGAG GATTTTGGGATTAAATACAACATGGGAAATGGTGGACCTGCCCCCGAGTCAATCACTGACAAGATATATGAGAacacaacaaaaataaaggagTACTTTACAGTTGACCTGCCTGAT GTGGATATCACTAAAGTAGGTGTGACCACCTTTTCTGTGGAAGGAGGGACTTTTGATGTTGATGTTTTTGATTCGGCGAGTGATTATGTGAAATTGATGAA GTCAATCTTTGATTTTGAGTCTATCCGGAAGCTGCTATCATctccaaaattctcattctG TTATGATGCACTACATGGAGTTGCTGGAGCTTATGCAAAACGTATTTTTGTGGAAGAGCTTGGCGCAAAAGAAAGCTCATTACTGAATTGTGTACCCAAG GAAGACTTTGGAGGAGGGCATCCAGATCCTAATCTGACCTATGCAAAGGAGTTGGTTGCACGTATGGGACTGAGCAAATCAAATACTGCAGATGAGCCCCCAGAGTTTGGTGCTGCTGCTGATGGTGATGCAGATCGTAACATGGTCCTCGGTAAAAG GTTTTTTGTTACCCCTTCGGATTCTGTAGCCATCATTGCTGCAAATGCAGTTGAAGCCATACCTTACTTCAAAACTGGTCTGAAGGGAGTTGCCAG GAGCATGCCTACCTCTGCTGCCCTTGATGTTGTAGCCAAACATCTAAATTTAAAATTCTTTGAG GTACCCACTGGCTGGAAATTTTTTGGTAATTTAATGGATGCTGGATTATGTTCAGTTTGTGGGGAAGAAAGTTTTGGAACAG GTTCCGATCATATCCGTGAGAAAGATGGTATCTGGGCAGTTTTAGCTTGGTTATCCATACTTGCTtacaaaaataaggaaaatcttgGTGGGGAGAAGCTTGTCAGTGTTGAGGACATAGTTCGTAAGCATTGGGCTACCTTTGGTCGCCATTATTATACTCGATACGACTATGAG AATGTGGATGCAGGTAAAGCAAAGGAACTCATGGCTTCTTTGGTGAAATTGCAATCTGACCTTTCTGAAGTCAATAA GATTGTGAAGGGAATACGTTCTGATGTCTCTAACGTTGTCAACGCTGATGAATTTGAGTACAAGGATCCTGTTGACGGTTCCATCTCAAAACACCAGGGCATCCGGTACTTGTTTGAGGACGGATCACGATTG GTTTTCCGCCTCTCAGGAACCGGCTCAGAAGGTGCCACAATCCGACTCTACATTGAGCAATATGAGAAGGATCCATCGAAAATTGGCAGAGAATCTTCAGAAGCGCTTGGTCCCCTC GTGGAGGTTGCTCTTAAGCTTTCGAAGATGCAAGAGTTCACCGGACGATCTGCCCCTACTGTTATCACATAG